In one Pseudarthrobacter oxydans genomic region, the following are encoded:
- a CDS encoding flavin reductase family protein: MFRRHAAGVAIITVNYQDQPYGFTATSVASLSAQPPRFTFNMARSSRSWPAVANTTYLGVHMLGLENQQLADRFAGAGNRFEGDHWEVGPHGVPVLKGVAGWLIGEVQMRLSFENNAVVVVQVVDGQVGGDGSPLLYHGGAYGQPVPLDYEI, from the coding sequence ATGTTCCGGCGCCATGCCGCGGGCGTCGCCATCATCACGGTGAACTACCAGGACCAGCCCTACGGTTTCACCGCCACCTCCGTTGCCTCGCTTTCCGCGCAGCCGCCGCGCTTCACCTTCAACATGGCCCGCAGCTCACGGTCGTGGCCGGCCGTGGCAAACACCACCTACCTGGGGGTCCATATGCTGGGCCTGGAGAACCAGCAGCTCGCTGACAGGTTTGCCGGTGCCGGCAACCGCTTTGAGGGGGACCACTGGGAGGTGGGTCCGCACGGCGTGCCGGTGCTTAAGGGCGTAGCCGGTTGGCTGATCGGCGAAGTGCAGATGCGCCTGTCCTTCGAAAACAACGCCGTTGTTGTGGTCCAGGTGGTGGACGGGCAGGTGGGCGGGGACGGCTCTCCCCTGTTGTACCACGGCGGGGCGTACGGCCAGCCGGTCCCGCTGGATTACGAGATCTGA
- a CDS encoding YggT family protein, whose protein sequence is MGIAFGLVYLALLLFFVALIIRLVFDWVQMFAREWRPRGVALVVAHAVYSITDPPLKVLRRLIPPLRLGGISLDLGFLILFIAVSIAMGITRGLA, encoded by the coding sequence ATGGGAATCGCTTTCGGACTTGTCTATCTCGCGCTGCTTCTGTTCTTTGTTGCACTGATCATCCGGCTGGTCTTTGACTGGGTGCAGATGTTTGCGCGGGAGTGGCGCCCGCGGGGCGTAGCCCTGGTGGTGGCCCACGCCGTGTATTCAATCACCGATCCGCCCCTGAAAGTGCTTCGCCGGCTGATCCCGCCCCTGCGTTTGGGCGGCATCTCCCTGGACCTTGGTTTCCTGATCCTCTTCATTGCCGTCAGCATTGCGATGGGGATCACCAGGGGACTTGCCTGA
- the ppgK gene encoding polyphosphate--glucose phosphotransferase, translated as MAKNDEKSNKNAPLIGIDIGGTGIKGGIVDLKKGKLLGERFRVPTPQPATPESVAEAVALVVSELSARPEAPAAGSPVGVTFPGIIQHGVVHSAANVDKSWLNTDIDALLTARLGRPVEVINDADAAGLAEARYGAGAGVKGTVLVITLGTGIGSAFIFDGKLVPNAELGHLEIDGHDAESKASAVARERDGLSWDEYSVLLQRYFSHVEFLFSPELFIVGGGISKRADEYLPNLRLRTPIVPAVLRNEAGIVGAAIEIALKHKLAK; from the coding sequence TTGGCCAAGAATGACGAAAAGTCGAACAAGAACGCCCCCCTGATCGGCATCGACATCGGTGGCACCGGAATCAAGGGCGGCATCGTCGACTTGAAGAAGGGCAAACTGCTGGGTGAACGGTTCCGGGTCCCCACCCCCCAGCCGGCTACCCCGGAATCCGTTGCCGAGGCCGTGGCGCTGGTGGTTTCCGAGCTTTCTGCCCGGCCCGAGGCCCCGGCCGCCGGCTCGCCCGTGGGCGTGACCTTCCCCGGCATCATCCAGCACGGCGTGGTGCACTCCGCGGCCAACGTGGACAAGAGCTGGCTCAACACGGACATCGACGCCCTCCTGACCGCCCGGCTGGGCCGGCCGGTGGAGGTCATCAACGACGCCGACGCTGCCGGGCTGGCGGAAGCCCGCTACGGCGCCGGGGCCGGCGTCAAGGGCACCGTCCTGGTGATCACCCTGGGCACGGGAATCGGTTCGGCCTTTATCTTCGATGGCAAGCTGGTCCCCAATGCTGAACTGGGACACCTGGAAATCGACGGCCACGACGCCGAATCCAAAGCCTCGGCGGTGGCACGGGAACGCGACGGGCTGTCCTGGGACGAATACAGCGTCCTGCTGCAGCGCTACTTCTCCCACGTCGAATTCCTGTTCTCGCCCGAACTGTTCATTGTGGGCGGCGGCATCTCCAAGCGTGCCGACGAGTACCTGCCCAACCTTCGACTCCGGACCCCCATCGTGCCGGCGGTCCTTCGCAACGAGGCCGGCATCGTAGGTGCCGCCATCGAAATCGCCCTGAAGCACAAGCTCGCAAAGTAG
- a CDS encoding YggS family pyridoxal phosphate-dependent enzyme — translation MGEPSANGGEAGGRDAPGRDPRTAELAGRLEAVRGRIGAAAAAAGRGDRLPTLIVVTKFHPVEDIRRLASLGVTDVGENRDQEAAGKAELLADCGLTWHFVGQLQTKKAKSVVRYAAAVHSVDRPQLVDALAKAMRIQQDSTGRAPLDCFIQVSLEEDAGAHRGGAAPSEVPLLADRIAAGEGLRLAGLMAVAPLGAPPGPAFEKLAGLSALLVAQHPGATAISAGMSQDLEAAIAFGATHLRIGSDILGSRPPVG, via the coding sequence ATGGGTGAGCCCTCCGCGAACGGCGGCGAGGCTGGCGGCCGGGATGCGCCCGGCAGGGATCCACGCACCGCCGAGCTGGCCGGCCGGCTGGAAGCGGTCCGCGGCCGGATCGGTGCTGCCGCCGCGGCGGCCGGACGCGGGGACCGGCTGCCCACACTGATCGTTGTCACCAAGTTCCATCCGGTGGAGGATATCCGGCGGCTCGCGTCCCTCGGCGTCACCGACGTCGGGGAAAACCGCGACCAGGAGGCAGCCGGCAAAGCGGAACTCCTGGCCGACTGCGGGCTCACCTGGCACTTTGTGGGACAGCTGCAGACCAAGAAAGCCAAGTCGGTGGTCCGCTATGCCGCCGCCGTCCATTCGGTGGACCGGCCCCAGCTTGTGGATGCCCTGGCCAAGGCCATGCGGATCCAGCAGGACAGCACGGGACGGGCGCCCCTGGACTGCTTCATCCAGGTCAGCCTGGAAGAGGACGCCGGTGCCCACCGGGGCGGCGCCGCCCCGTCCGAGGTGCCGCTGCTGGCCGACCGGATAGCAGCAGGGGAGGGCCTTCGCCTGGCAGGCCTGATGGCCGTTGCCCCGCTTGGCGCTCCGCCCGGGCCCGCCTTCGAGAAGCTTGCCGGGCTTTCGGCCCTGCTGGTTGCACAGCATCCCGGTGCCACCGCCATCTCCGCCGGCATGAGCCAGGATCTTGAAGCCGCCATAGCCTTCGGGGCGACACACCTGCGAATCGGTTCCGATATTCTCGGATCGCGTCCCCCGGTGGGGTAG
- a CDS encoding RluA family pseudouridine synthase — protein MPERIVVADEYGGTRADAGLAGLLGISRSLAASLLAEGHVQSKGKTLGKSEKLVAGDVLHVSRPERRDPLEVVEEVVEGLKILLDDEDFVVVDKPVGVAAHPSPGWVGPTVVGGLAGAGYRISTSGSPERAGIVHRLDVGTSGVMVVAKSERAYTALKRAFKERTVDKVYHAVVQGLPDPLAGTIDAPIGRHPGHDWRFAVIEDGRHSVTHYEVIEAFGKASLVEVHLETGRTHQIRVHFSALRHPCAGDLTYGADPRLAATLGLTRQWLHARELGFEHPVTGEPVRVTSDYPQDLAFALEVLASGQA, from the coding sequence ATGCCTGAGCGGATTGTCGTTGCCGACGAATACGGAGGAACGCGGGCCGATGCCGGCCTTGCCGGACTCCTGGGCATCTCGCGTTCCCTTGCCGCGTCCCTCCTTGCCGAGGGCCATGTGCAGAGCAAGGGCAAAACGCTGGGCAAGTCGGAAAAGCTGGTTGCGGGCGACGTGCTGCACGTCAGCAGGCCGGAACGGCGTGACCCCCTGGAAGTCGTGGAGGAAGTTGTGGAAGGCCTGAAGATCCTGCTGGATGACGAGGATTTCGTCGTCGTCGACAAGCCGGTGGGCGTTGCCGCCCATCCGTCGCCCGGGTGGGTCGGGCCCACGGTGGTGGGTGGCCTGGCCGGGGCCGGCTACCGCATCTCCACCTCCGGATCGCCGGAGCGGGCGGGCATCGTGCACCGGCTGGACGTCGGAACGTCAGGTGTCATGGTGGTGGCAAAGTCCGAGCGCGCCTACACGGCCCTGAAGCGGGCCTTCAAGGAACGAACGGTGGACAAGGTCTACCACGCCGTTGTCCAGGGCCTTCCGGACCCGCTGGCGGGAACCATTGATGCACCCATCGGCCGGCATCCGGGGCATGACTGGCGCTTCGCGGTCATCGAGGACGGACGCCACTCCGTCACGCACTATGAAGTGATTGAAGCCTTCGGCAAAGCCAGCCTGGTGGAAGTCCACCTGGAAACCGGCCGCACCCACCAGATCCGCGTGCACTTTTCCGCGCTGCGGCATCCCTGTGCCGGAGACCTGACCTACGGTGCCGATCCGCGGCTTGCTGCCACCCTTGGCCTGACGCGGCAGTGGCTGCATGCCCGCGAACTGGGATTCGAGCACCCGGTGACGGGGGAGCCCGTCCGGGTCACCAGTGATTATCCGCAGGACCTCGCGTTTGCCCTGGAAGTGCTCGCGTCCGGGCAGGCCTGA
- the hisD gene encoding histidinol dehydrogenase, whose protein sequence is MTISSENPASPAAAVVNFRTVDLRGQSLTLAGLRAAVPRAQGQTVADAEEKVLDIIAAVRRGGFEALGELALRFDGVQQRHPLVPQEALAAALEELEPSVRSALEESISRARRFADGQRPRNIEVRLGDGAVVAQNWVPVARVGLYVPGGLAVYPSSVIMNVVPALAAGVRSIALASPPQKEFAGLPHPTILAAAALLGITEVYAIGGAQAIAAFAYGVEATDAGPALEPVDVVTGPGNIFVATAKRLVKGVVGIDSEAGTTEIAILADSTARPALVAADLISQAEHDPKAASVLITDSEDLATAVRAELGRQAAATKHSARVLEALSGPQSGVVLVDNLEQGIAACDAYAAEHLEIMTRDAAGVAARIRNAGAIFVGDYSPVSLGDYCAGSNHVLPTSGTAAFSSGLNVTTFLRAIQVVNYSREALAEVSGHIVSLSGAEDLPAHGEAVTARFA, encoded by the coding sequence GTGACCATTTCTTCGGAGAATCCCGCCAGCCCAGCCGCCGCCGTCGTAAACTTCCGCACCGTTGACCTGCGCGGCCAAAGCCTGACCCTCGCCGGCTTGCGCGCCGCTGTCCCGCGCGCCCAGGGCCAGACCGTGGCGGACGCTGAAGAAAAGGTCCTGGACATCATTGCGGCCGTCCGGCGGGGCGGCTTCGAGGCACTGGGAGAACTGGCCCTTCGCTTCGACGGCGTGCAGCAGCGCCACCCGCTGGTTCCGCAGGAGGCCCTGGCCGCCGCGCTCGAGGAACTCGAGCCGTCCGTCCGCAGCGCACTGGAGGAGTCCATCAGCCGCGCACGGCGCTTCGCCGACGGCCAGCGTCCCCGGAACATCGAGGTCCGGCTCGGCGACGGGGCCGTGGTGGCGCAGAACTGGGTGCCGGTTGCGAGGGTGGGACTCTACGTCCCCGGCGGCCTCGCCGTCTACCCGTCCTCTGTGATCATGAACGTTGTTCCGGCCCTCGCTGCAGGGGTGCGCTCGATTGCCCTGGCCTCGCCTCCGCAGAAGGAGTTCGCAGGACTGCCGCACCCCACCATCCTTGCCGCCGCCGCACTGCTGGGGATCACCGAGGTGTATGCCATCGGCGGCGCCCAGGCCATCGCCGCGTTCGCCTACGGTGTTGAGGCAACGGATGCCGGCCCGGCGCTGGAGCCGGTGGATGTGGTGACCGGGCCGGGCAATATTTTCGTTGCCACCGCCAAGCGCCTGGTCAAGGGCGTCGTGGGGATCGATTCGGAGGCCGGCACTACGGAGATCGCCATCCTGGCAGACTCCACGGCCCGGCCGGCCCTCGTGGCCGCCGACCTCATCAGCCAGGCTGAGCACGACCCCAAGGCGGCCTCGGTGCTGATCACCGATTCCGAGGACCTCGCCACGGCGGTCCGCGCCGAACTCGGCCGCCAGGCGGCGGCAACCAAGCACTCGGCGCGCGTCCTCGAAGCGCTGTCCGGCCCGCAGTCCGGGGTGGTGCTGGTGGACAACCTGGAGCAGGGCATCGCCGCCTGCGACGCCTATGCGGCCGAGCACCTGGAGATCATGACCCGGGACGCCGCCGGCGTCGCCGCCAGGATCCGGAACGCCGGCGCCATCTTTGTGGGCGACTACAGCCCCGTCAGCCTGGGGGACTACTGCGCGGGGTCCAACCACGTCCTGCCCACCAGCGGCACCGCCGCTTTCTCATCCGGCCTGAACGTCACCACGTTCCTGCGGGCCATCCAGGTGGTCAACTACAGCCGGGAAGCGCTTGCCGAGGTCAGCGGGCACATCGTCAGCCTGTCCGGCGCGGAGGACCTTCCCGCGCACGGGGAAGCAGTGACGGCCAGGTTCGCCTGA
- the lspA gene encoding signal peptidase II, with the protein MTDELAADPARPVPPAPRPGRGVLLSVFAGFALFAYILDQLTKLWVTSSMVEGERIPVLPPLLHWYFIRNSGAAFSIGENVTWVFSIIMAGVAVAILFQIRKLGSLWWSLALGLLLGGALGNLTDRLFREPSFGMGHVVDFIQLPNFAIFNIADSAVVSAVAIICILTLRGIALDGSRLTAERKDKSGDA; encoded by the coding sequence ATGACTGACGAACTTGCTGCGGACCCCGCACGCCCTGTCCCACCTGCCCCGCGTCCAGGCCGCGGGGTGCTGCTCTCCGTCTTCGCGGGGTTTGCACTTTTCGCCTACATCCTGGACCAGCTCACCAAGCTGTGGGTGACGTCCAGCATGGTGGAAGGCGAACGGATCCCGGTGCTCCCGCCGCTGCTGCACTGGTACTTCATTCGGAATTCCGGCGCGGCGTTTTCCATCGGAGAGAACGTCACCTGGGTGTTTTCCATCATCATGGCCGGTGTGGCCGTGGCGATTCTCTTCCAGATCCGGAAACTGGGGTCGCTCTGGTGGTCCCTCGCGCTGGGCCTGCTCCTGGGCGGTGCACTGGGCAACCTTACCGACCGGCTCTTCCGGGAACCGTCCTTCGGCATGGGACACGTGGTGGACTTCATCCAGCTTCCCAACTTCGCGATCTTCAACATCGCCGACTCGGCGGTGGTTTCCGCCGTGGCCATCATCTGCATCCTGACACTGCGCGGCATAGCCCTGGACGGCAGCCGGCTCACCGCTGAACGCAAGGACAAGTCCGGCGATGCCTGA
- a CDS encoding cell division protein SepF, producing MAGALRKTMIYLGLADGDEHYESEHQSTRKDEDETMEADREERRAPAPVREVSREASYTPEEEYRAPVTPIKRAASSREETSGLRQITTIHPRSYNDAKLIGESFRDGIPVIMNVTDMGEADAKRLVDFSAGLVFGLRGSIERVTNKVFLLSPSYVEVIGDDKKASETQASFFNQS from the coding sequence ATGGCCGGCGCTCTGCGCAAGACAATGATCTATCTTGGGCTCGCCGACGGCGATGAGCATTACGAGTCCGAGCACCAGTCAACACGTAAGGATGAGGACGAAACTATGGAAGCTGACCGCGAGGAGCGCCGTGCACCTGCACCCGTCCGCGAGGTCAGCCGCGAAGCGTCCTACACCCCCGAAGAGGAATACCGCGCCCCAGTGACTCCCATTAAGCGAGCGGCCTCGAGCCGCGAAGAAACCAGCGGACTTCGCCAGATCACCACAATCCACCCCCGTTCATACAACGATGCCAAGCTCATCGGCGAGAGCTTCCGGGACGGCATTCCGGTGATCATGAACGTTACCGACATGGGCGAGGCCGATGCGAAGCGCCTGGTGGACTTCTCCGCCGGCCTGGTCTTTGGACTCCGCGGGAGCATCGAGCGGGTCACCAACAAGGTCTTCCTGCTGTCGCCGTCATACGTTGAGGTCATCGGCGATGACAAGAAAGCCAGCGAAACACAGGCAAGCTTCTTCAACCAAAGCTGA
- a CDS encoding DivIVA domain-containing protein, whose translation MALTPEDVVNKRFQPTKFREGYDQDEVDDFLDEIVVELRRLNQENDELRKKLAEAGSSVPASSAASPVVEKVPAPVKADKDEAREKAEAEAKAAEAAKKKDVQPSAPAAAAPAVSTAVGTPSAESAAGLLAMAQQMHDRHVADGQAQKDKIIAEAQIEASSLVNDAQEKSRKILGALEQQRSVLERKVEQLRGFERDYRSRLKAYIEGQLRDLDARGSVATPEVSEAN comes from the coding sequence ATGGCTTTGACGCCAGAAGACGTTGTCAACAAGCGCTTTCAGCCGACCAAGTTCCGCGAGGGCTACGACCAGGACGAAGTTGATGACTTCCTGGACGAGATCGTTGTTGAGCTCCGCCGCCTGAACCAGGAGAACGACGAACTTCGCAAGAAGCTCGCCGAAGCCGGGTCCAGCGTTCCGGCCAGCTCGGCCGCTTCCCCCGTTGTGGAGAAGGTCCCCGCGCCCGTCAAGGCCGACAAGGATGAGGCACGCGAAAAGGCGGAAGCCGAAGCCAAGGCTGCCGAAGCAGCGAAGAAGAAGGACGTTCAGCCGTCCGCTCCTGCCGCGGCAGCCCCCGCAGTCTCCACCGCGGTCGGAACCCCCTCCGCTGAGTCCGCAGCCGGCCTGCTGGCCATGGCCCAGCAGATGCACGATCGGCACGTCGCCGACGGCCAGGCCCAGAAGGACAAGATCATCGCCGAAGCGCAGATCGAAGCCAGCAGCCTGGTCAACGACGCACAGGAGAAGTCCCGCAAGATCCTTGGCGCCCTCGAGCAGCAGCGCTCCGTCCTGGAGCGCAAGGTTGAACAGCTCCGCGGCTTCGAACGCGACTACCGTTCACGCCTCAAGGCCTACATCGAAGGCCAGCTGCGCGACCTGGATGCCCGCGGTTCCGTTGCTACGCCGGAAGTCAGCGAAGCCAACTAA
- the dnaE gene encoding DNA polymerase III subunit alpha, translated as MTSSNDSFVHLHNHTEYSMLDGAARLGELFDETERLGMPALATTDHGYLFGAFDFWKKATDKGIKPIIGVEAYVTPGTARGDKSRVRWGEEHQRKDDISGGGSYTHMTLLSYNNAGMRNLFRASSIASLDAVFGKWPRLDRELLNTYSEGLIATTGCPSGEIQTRLRLGQYREALEAAAEFRDIFGAENYFCELMDHGLDIERRVTGDLLRLAKELNLPLVATNDLHYTHEHDAKAHEALLAIQSGSTLLEPTYDNGGSRFAFSGSGYYLKSPREMRELFRDHPDACDNTLLIAERCEVSFNTGANYMPRFPCPPGEDETSWLVKEVAKGLEYRYPCGVPDNVRAQADYELGVITSMGFPGYFLVVADFINWAKNNGIRVGPGRGSGAGSMVAYAMRITDLDPLRHGLIFERFLNPDRVSMPDFDVDFDDRRRSEVIDYVTRKYGDERVAMIVTYGTIKTKQALKDSSRVLGYPFSMGETLTKALPPAVMAKDIPLADIQNPEAKRYGEAGDFRQLISTDPEAAKVFETALGIEGLKRQWGVHAAGVIMSSDPIIDVIPIMRRIQDGQVITQFDYPTCEGLGLIKMDFLGLRNLTIISDALENIKMNRGIDLDLENLELDDAPSYELLARGDTLGVFQLDGGPMRSLLKLMKPDNFEDISAVLALYRPGPMGANAHTDYALRKNGIQEVIPIHPELKEPLAEILGGTYGLIVYQEQVMAVAQKLAGYSLGQADILRRAMGKKKKSELDKQFAGFSQGMQDNGYSMEAVKTLWDILLPFSDYAFNKAHSAAYGVISYWTAYLKAHYAPEYMAALLTSVGDDKDKSAIYLNECRRMGITVLPPDVNESALNFTPVGNDIRFGMGAIRNVGVNVVEAMVAARESEGAFTSFKDYLMKVPAVVCNKRTIESLIKSGAFDSLGHHRRALAMIHEEAIDSVITLKRNEAIGQFDLFAGFDEAESESSLSIEIPDLPEWEKKDKLSFERDMLGLYVSDHPLQGLEGLLSQHAEMSITSVLGEDGPQDGAIITIAGMITSLSRRIAKASGNAYARAEVEDLGGSMEVMFFGQVYGPIASVLAEDLIVVVKGRLQKRDDGAITLNCMELSVPDLSEGLNGPLVITMPTYKATEAVVTELGDVLRTHRGNSEVRLHLQGDTRTEIMGLPVHLRVNPSPSLFGDLKVLLGPACLDA; from the coding sequence GTGACTTCCAGCAACGACTCGTTTGTCCATCTCCACAACCACACCGAGTATTCGATGCTGGACGGCGCCGCCAGGCTCGGCGAGCTGTTCGATGAGACGGAGCGGCTGGGCATGCCGGCCCTCGCCACCACGGACCACGGCTATCTCTTCGGGGCCTTCGACTTCTGGAAGAAGGCCACCGACAAAGGGATCAAGCCGATCATCGGCGTCGAAGCCTACGTGACTCCGGGAACTGCCCGCGGCGACAAGAGCCGCGTGCGCTGGGGTGAGGAACACCAGCGCAAGGACGATATTTCCGGCGGCGGCTCCTACACCCACATGACCCTGCTCAGCTACAACAACGCAGGCATGCGGAACCTGTTCCGGGCGTCCTCCATCGCCTCGCTGGATGCAGTCTTCGGCAAATGGCCGCGCCTGGACCGGGAGCTGCTGAACACCTACTCGGAGGGCCTGATCGCCACCACGGGCTGCCCGTCCGGTGAGATCCAGACGCGGCTGCGGCTGGGCCAGTACCGCGAGGCGCTCGAGGCCGCAGCCGAGTTCCGGGACATTTTCGGGGCGGAGAACTACTTCTGCGAACTCATGGACCACGGGCTGGACATCGAGCGGCGCGTCACCGGGGACCTGCTGCGGCTCGCCAAGGAGCTGAACCTCCCCCTGGTGGCCACGAACGACCTCCACTACACCCACGAGCACGATGCCAAGGCCCACGAGGCCCTGCTGGCCATCCAGTCCGGTTCAACCCTCCTGGAACCCACGTACGACAACGGCGGGTCCCGCTTCGCCTTCTCCGGCAGCGGCTACTACCTGAAGTCGCCCCGGGAAATGCGGGAACTGTTCCGCGACCACCCCGACGCATGCGACAACACCCTCCTGATCGCCGAACGCTGCGAAGTGTCCTTCAACACCGGGGCCAACTACATGCCGCGGTTCCCCTGCCCGCCGGGCGAGGATGAAACGTCCTGGCTGGTCAAGGAAGTGGCCAAGGGACTTGAGTACCGGTATCCGTGCGGCGTCCCCGACAACGTCCGCGCCCAGGCCGACTACGAACTGGGCGTCATCACCTCCATGGGTTTCCCCGGCTACTTCCTGGTGGTGGCGGACTTCATCAACTGGGCCAAGAACAACGGCATCAGGGTTGGCCCCGGCCGTGGTTCCGGCGCCGGCTCGATGGTGGCCTACGCCATGCGCATCACCGACCTGGACCCCCTGCGCCACGGCCTGATCTTCGAACGGTTCCTGAACCCGGACCGCGTCTCCATGCCCGACTTCGACGTCGACTTCGATGACCGGCGCCGCTCCGAAGTCATCGACTACGTGACCCGGAAGTACGGCGACGAACGCGTGGCCATGATCGTCACGTACGGCACCATCAAGACCAAGCAGGCGCTGAAGGACTCCTCGCGCGTGCTGGGCTACCCGTTCAGCATGGGTGAAACGCTCACCAAGGCCCTGCCGCCGGCGGTGATGGCCAAGGACATCCCGCTGGCGGATATCCAGAACCCGGAGGCCAAGCGCTACGGCGAAGCGGGCGACTTCCGCCAGCTCATCAGCACGGACCCCGAAGCTGCGAAAGTCTTTGAGACCGCGCTGGGCATCGAGGGCCTGAAACGGCAGTGGGGCGTGCACGCAGCCGGCGTCATCATGTCCTCGGATCCGATCATCGACGTCATTCCCATCATGCGCCGGATCCAGGACGGCCAGGTCATTACCCAGTTCGACTACCCCACATGTGAGGGCCTCGGCCTGATCAAGATGGACTTCCTGGGCCTGCGGAACCTGACGATCATTTCCGACGCCCTGGAAAACATCAAGATGAACCGCGGCATCGACCTGGACCTGGAAAACCTGGAACTCGACGACGCCCCTTCCTATGAGCTGCTGGCCCGCGGCGACACCCTGGGCGTCTTCCAGCTCGACGGCGGACCCATGCGGTCCCTGCTCAAGCTGATGAAGCCTGACAACTTCGAAGACATTTCCGCCGTGCTCGCCCTGTACCGGCCGGGCCCCATGGGCGCGAACGCCCACACGGACTATGCGCTGCGGAAGAACGGGATCCAGGAAGTCATTCCCATCCACCCGGAACTGAAGGAACCCCTTGCGGAGATCCTGGGCGGAACGTACGGCTTGATCGTGTACCAGGAACAGGTTATGGCGGTCGCCCAGAAGCTGGCCGGCTACTCGCTGGGCCAGGCAGACATCCTCCGCCGCGCCATGGGCAAGAAGAAGAAATCGGAACTGGACAAGCAGTTCGCCGGTTTCTCCCAGGGCATGCAGGACAACGGGTACTCCATGGAAGCCGTGAAAACCCTCTGGGACATCCTGCTTCCCTTCTCCGACTACGCCTTCAACAAGGCACACTCGGCCGCCTACGGCGTCATTTCCTACTGGACCGCTTACCTCAAGGCGCACTACGCGCCGGAGTACATGGCCGCGCTCCTGACCTCCGTGGGTGATGACAAGGACAAGTCGGCGATCTACCTCAACGAATGCCGGCGCATGGGCATCACCGTGCTGCCGCCGGACGTGAACGAGTCCGCGCTGAACTTCACCCCGGTGGGCAACGACATCCGCTTCGGCATGGGCGCCATCCGCAACGTCGGCGTCAACGTGGTGGAGGCCATGGTGGCTGCCCGCGAAAGCGAGGGCGCGTTTACGTCGTTCAAGGACTATCTGATGAAGGTCCCCGCCGTGGTCTGCAACAAGCGGACCATTGAATCGCTGATCAAGTCCGGCGCCTTCGACTCGCTGGGCCACCACCGCCGGGCCCTGGCCATGATCCACGAAGAGGCCATCGACTCCGTCATCACGCTCAAGCGGAACGAAGCGATCGGACAGTTCGACCTCTTCGCAGGGTTCGACGAAGCCGAATCCGAGTCATCCCTGAGCATCGAGATCCCGGACCTGCCGGAGTGGGAGAAGAAGGACAAACTCTCCTTCGAACGGGACATGCTGGGACTCTACGTTTCGGACCACCCCCTGCAGGGCCTCGAAGGGCTGCTGAGCCAGCATGCGGAGATGAGCATCACCTCCGTCCTGGGCGAAGACGGACCGCAGGATGGCGCGATCATCACCATCGCCGGCATGATCACGTCGCTGAGCAGGCGCATTGCCAAGGCCAGCGGCAACGCCTACGCCAGGGCCGAAGTGGAGGACCTGGGCGGCTCGATGGAAGTCATGTTCTTCGGCCAGGTCTACGGCCCCATCGCATCTGTCCTCGCCGAGGACCTGATCGTGGTGGTGAAGGGGCGCCTGCAAAAGCGCGACGACGGCGCCATCACCCTGAACTGCATGGAACTGTCCGTTCCGGACCTCAGCGAGGGGCTCAACGGCCCGCTGGTGATCACCATGCCCACCTACAAGGCCACGGAAGCGGTGGTCACCGAACTGGGCGACGTCCTCCGTACCCACCGCGGGAACTCCGAAGTGCGGCTGCACCTGCAGGGTGACACCCGGACGGAGATCATGGGCCTGCCGGTCCACCTGCGCGTGAACCCCAGCCCGTCCCTGTTCGGCGACCTGAAAGTGCTCCTCGGGCCCGCCTGCCTGGACGCCTGA
- the nrdR gene encoding transcriptional regulator NrdR codes for MYCPFCRNPDSRVVDSRMADDGSAIRRRRQCPECGRRFTTVETTSLSVIKRSGVGEPFSRSKVINGVRKACQGRPVSEDDLALLAQEVEEQIRSSGAAEIDAHEVGLVILGPLQKLDKVAYLRFASVYQAFESLEDFETAIALLRQEEDGAPGIAAKGAKSSEKSPL; via the coding sequence ATGTACTGTCCGTTCTGCCGCAACCCGGACTCCCGGGTAGTGGACAGCCGCATGGCGGATGACGGCTCAGCCATCCGCCGGCGCCGCCAGTGCCCGGAATGCGGCCGGAGATTCACCACGGTGGAAACCACCAGCCTTTCCGTGATCAAGCGGTCCGGCGTGGGGGAGCCCTTCAGCCGCAGCAAGGTGATCAACGGAGTACGGAAGGCCTGCCAAGGGCGGCCCGTCAGCGAAGACGACCTCGCGCTGCTGGCGCAGGAGGTCGAAGAGCAGATCCGTTCCTCTGGCGCTGCCGAGATCGACGCCCACGAGGTGGGCCTGGTCATCCTCGGTCCGCTGCAGAAGCTTGACAAGGTCGCCTACCTGCGGTTTGCTAGCGTCTACCAGGCTTTCGAATCCCTTGAGGACTTCGAAACTGCTATCGCCCTGCTCCGGCAGGAAGAGGATGGCGCCCCGGGAATTGCCGCGAAGGGCGCGAAGAGCTCCGAGAAGAGCCCCCTGTAG